GGGACAGGCCGCCCTGCTGGAGGGTGGGCACCCCGCGCCCACCTTCACGGTCATCACCGCCCATGCGGTCTTCGATGCCATGCATGCCGGGGAGCTCACCCACGACCAGGTGGCCCAATCCGGCAAGCTCAAGGCCGTGGGAACCGAAAGCTTCGGTCAGGGTTTTGGCAAGCTTATGAAGAGCTTGTAACTCTGCTCGGCTCTGGAGGTCCCCAGATCCGTCAGCCCCAGGCTGCTTCCGTGGAGATGGGGGCCGAAGATCCCGGTGCCGAGGACCCTGTCCCTACCCGCGAAGGCCAGCGCCCCTCCCGGGGTGAACTCCAGTCCGACGCTCAGGGCACCCACGGAGGTGATGCCCAGAGCATCCCGGTTGGCGCCCAGGAAGCCTGACCAGGCGGCTCCGGTCACCAGGGTGACGGGGTGCGCCGGGTTCCCCCGGGTCAGGTGCCAGTTGAACAGGGTGCCGTCCAGGTGGGGACCCAGCTGGGTGGCGGCTCCCGTGTAGTCGGTCCGGTTGTCCAGGCGGGCCACCCCCCTTCGATCCAACCCTCCGCCCACCAGCGGGGGGTGAGGTCCCGACGGAGCCCGAGCCGTCCAGCCAGGGCGCAGGTGCTCCATACCGCATGGGCGGAAGCCCCTGGCTCGCCCAGATGGGCCGACATCCTCAGGTAACCGGCCCTGAATCCACCCCGTAGCGTCCAGCCCGGTGCCCCTCCGCCCAGCGTCCAGGTGAAGGGCAGGCGCATCAACTGGATGGTTTTGGGGTACCCGCCGTCCTCCACGTGGTCGGTGGCTGAGCTCAGATCCGAAGTGGAGGGCAGGCTCATCAGCTGGGCGTAGCCGGCTACCAGGTGTGCCCCTCAGGCCCCGCTCGGGCTGAGTGCCGCGGTCTTCTCGAGGAAGGCCCTGTAGAGCTTGTCGTCTTCGGCGATGTGGCTCACCAGCCAGTTCTTCAGGAACTTGAGCAGGTCAATGCTGACGAGGTTGTTGCCGGCATTGCACTTGGTCGTGAGCTCATCAATCTTGCCCACGAAGGTGGCATGCAGCTCCTTCAGGATGCCGCCGACCACCTCGCGGCCCCGCTGTTCGGTCATGGCGGCATGCAGGCGGTTGACCAGATCGAAGAGGCCCTTGTGGTCTCGGTCCACAAAGTCGATTCCGATCAGAAGCTTTGGATCCCAGCTGACAAACGCCATGGCCCCTCTCCCAGGG
The sequence above is drawn from the uncultured Holophaga sp. genome and encodes:
- a CDS encoding SCP2 sterol-binding domain-containing protein; this encodes MAHQTFQELMAEFKGKLAANPERVRESGLQGVMQFDFREDGQGQFHVVFDQGQAALLEGGHPAPTFTVITAHAVFDAMHAGELTHDQVAQSGKLKAVGTESFGQGFGKLMKSL